In Holophagales bacterium, one DNA window encodes the following:
- a CDS encoding glycosyltransferase, translated as MSATRKIFEDPSRRRWRWTVATFGLFLAVGLGLAAVFVSDLMVNPPLPSLQQAARRRHSILETEPAVVPPALPATRPPRSPRPLSLGAVGLARLPKKGETLALGFLVQSDPRSLAAFEQHAERIDAVVPDWLTLTGPGPEVQVEVDASVAASLRRRSVTVLPRLSNVAGDSWHVADLEQLLASAKGSRAAAERVAQVADELGVGGINLDLELLPRTDREPLSRFVRLLAERLHQRGKLLTVDVTPNDPTFDLPVIGRVADGVILMMYDQHYPSAEPGPVAGEDWFEESLDAALEQLPPSKLVVALGNYGYDWTRGERAPARTLTYDDVMALANDLQAEPEVRGRERNPHFTYEDDEGALHDVWFLDALTAWNETVLAHRRHVAGLGLWRLGSEAPQTWAVIDGGLAEARALAAVPALERIEYPASGELLRIESVPHGGQVDLSLDGDLVDYARYLVTPAGYTVARVGAEMPPKTLVLTFDDGPDPVWTPQVLATLDRLHVPAAFFVVGDQALRHPELVRAEAERGMLIGNHSYLHPNIATISPARLRAELNSTQRLIESITHRRTVLFRAPYDTDSRPRDTRELAALEGASELGYVIASANIFGNDWERPGAEAIAATVERLAAEPDSHVIILHDAGGDRSQTVAALDRIVPELRARGFRFVSLEEASGIPRDLLSPPLPASERLLVGATSLLTALGHYGWTAVVVLFALTTGLSLVRILLLGSLVLGGARRALHRVPEEPTFPPLTVVVPAFNEERVIAKTLASVLASRYPELEVLVIDDGSTDGTAAVVAAIAAAEPRLRLISTVNGGKSAALNLGFREARTAIVVTIDGDTLLDAGALERLALPFADERIDAVCGNVEVGNVRNALTAFQALEYITTQNFDRRAFEILNCITVVPGATGAWRRDRVLALGGYQQDTLTEDADITLRLLRAGGRIVYEPEARSKTEAPETMAALARQRFRWSYGTFQCLWKHRSALFHGSLGWVGLPNLFLFQIFFPILSPIGDLVFLLALLRGDLRAVASGYVLFLLMDLAGSLLAFTLERRPRRLMWLILVQRFFYRQFMYVVTFRSLLATLRGRRHGWNKLQRRGSVPQQA; from the coding sequence GTGAGCGCAACGCGCAAGATCTTCGAAGACCCTTCCCGGCGACGCTGGCGGTGGACGGTCGCGACGTTCGGACTCTTCCTCGCGGTCGGCCTGGGCCTGGCGGCGGTCTTCGTCTCCGACCTGATGGTGAACCCGCCGTTGCCTTCGTTGCAGCAGGCGGCGCGCCGCCGCCACTCGATCCTCGAGACGGAGCCCGCGGTCGTCCCCCCCGCGCTGCCGGCGACGCGTCCGCCGCGCTCACCGCGCCCGCTCTCTCTCGGTGCCGTGGGGCTCGCCCGGCTGCCGAAGAAGGGGGAGACGCTGGCGCTCGGCTTTCTCGTCCAGTCCGATCCACGCAGCCTGGCCGCGTTCGAGCAGCATGCCGAGCGGATCGACGCCGTCGTGCCGGATTGGCTGACGCTCACCGGTCCCGGCCCCGAAGTGCAGGTCGAGGTGGACGCGTCGGTGGCGGCGTCGCTGCGTCGACGCTCCGTCACCGTACTACCGCGCCTGAGCAACGTCGCCGGCGATTCCTGGCACGTGGCCGACCTCGAGCAGCTCCTCGCCTCGGCGAAGGGGAGCCGCGCCGCGGCCGAGCGGGTGGCGCAGGTGGCCGACGAGCTCGGCGTCGGCGGGATCAACCTCGACCTCGAGCTGCTGCCGCGCACCGACCGCGAGCCGCTCTCGCGATTCGTGCGGCTCCTCGCCGAGCGTCTGCACCAGCGCGGCAAGCTCCTGACCGTCGACGTGACCCCGAACGACCCGACGTTCGACCTGCCGGTGATCGGCCGGGTGGCCGACGGCGTCATCCTGATGATGTACGACCAGCACTATCCGAGCGCCGAGCCCGGGCCGGTCGCCGGAGAGGATTGGTTCGAAGAGAGCCTCGACGCGGCGCTGGAACAGCTGCCGCCGTCGAAGCTGGTCGTGGCGCTCGGCAACTACGGCTACGACTGGACGCGCGGCGAGCGCGCGCCGGCGCGAACGCTGACTTACGACGACGTCATGGCGCTCGCCAACGACCTCCAGGCGGAGCCAGAGGTGCGCGGGCGCGAGCGCAATCCGCACTTCACCTACGAGGACGACGAGGGTGCCCTGCACGACGTCTGGTTCCTCGATGCGCTGACCGCCTGGAACGAGACGGTGCTGGCCCATCGCCGCCACGTCGCCGGGCTCGGCCTCTGGCGACTGGGGTCGGAAGCGCCGCAGACCTGGGCCGTGATCGATGGCGGGCTGGCCGAAGCACGGGCGCTGGCCGCCGTCCCCGCCCTCGAGCGCATCGAGTACCCGGCCTCCGGTGAGTTGCTGCGCATCGAATCGGTGCCGCACGGCGGGCAGGTCGACCTCTCGCTCGACGGCGACCTGGTCGACTATGCGCGCTACCTGGTGACGCCGGCGGGTTACACGGTGGCGCGGGTCGGCGCCGAGATGCCGCCGAAGACGCTGGTCCTGACCTTCGACGACGGCCCCGATCCGGTCTGGACGCCGCAGGTTCTCGCGACGCTCGACCGCCTGCACGTGCCGGCGGCCTTCTTCGTCGTCGGTGATCAGGCACTGCGGCACCCGGAGCTGGTGCGAGCCGAGGCCGAGCGCGGCATGCTGATCGGCAACCACTCGTACCTTCATCCGAACATCGCCACCATCTCGCCGGCCCGGCTCCGCGCCGAGCTCAACAGCACCCAGCGACTGATCGAGTCGATCACCCATCGGCGCACGGTGCTCTTCCGGGCGCCCTACGACACGGACAGCCGACCGCGCGACACGCGCGAGCTCGCCGCTCTCGAGGGCGCGTCGGAGCTCGGCTACGTCATCGCCAGCGCGAACATCTTCGGCAACGACTGGGAGCGTCCGGGGGCCGAGGCGATCGCGGCGACGGTCGAGCGCCTGGCCGCCGAGCCGGACAGCCACGTGATCATCCTGCACGATGCCGGCGGGGACCGCTCGCAGACGGTGGCGGCGCTCGATCGCATCGTTCCGGAGCTGCGGGCGCGCGGCTTCCGCTTCGTCAGCCTCGAGGAGGCGAGCGGGATCCCGCGAGACCTGCTGAGCCCGCCGCTGCCGGCGAGCGAGCGCCTGCTGGTCGGCGCCACCTCGCTGCTGACCGCCCTCGGCCACTACGGCTGGACCGCGGTCGTGGTGCTCTTCGCGCTCACCACGGGGCTTTCTCTCGTGCGCATCCTGCTGCTCGGGTCCCTCGTCCTCGGGGGCGCTCGTCGTGCCCTGCACCGCGTGCCGGAGGAGCCGACCTTCCCCCCGCTCACCGTCGTCGTCCCGGCGTTCAACGAGGAGCGCGTCATCGCCAAGACGCTGGCGAGCGTGCTCGCCAGCCGCTACCCGGAGCTCGAGGTGCTGGTGATCGACGACGGCAGCACCGACGGGACGGCCGCCGTGGTCGCCGCGATCGCTGCCGCCGAGCCGCGCCTCCGCCTGATCTCGACGGTCAACGGCGGCAAGTCGGCGGCGCTCAACCTCGGTTTTCGCGAGGCACGAACGGCGATCGTGGTGACGATCGACGGCGACACGCTCCTCGACGCCGGGGCGCTCGAGCGACTGGCGCTGCCGTTCGCCGACGAGCGGATCGACGCGGTCTGCGGCAACGTCGAGGTGGGCAACGTGCGCAACGCGCTCACCGCCTTCCAGGCGCTCGAGTACATCACCACGCAGAACTTCGATCGCCGGGCGTTCGAAATCCTCAACTGCATCACCGTCGTGCCCGGCGCCACCGGCGCCTGGAGGCGGGACCGGGTCCTGGCGCTCGGTGGCTATCAGCAGGACACCCTGACCGAGGACGCCGACATCACGCTGCGCCTCTTGCGAGCCGGAGGCCGGATCGTCTACGAGCCGGAGGCGCGCTCGAAGACCGAAGCGCCCGAAACGATGGCGGCACTCGCCCGGCAGCGGTTCCGCTGGAGCTACGGGACCTTCCAATGCCTGTGGAAGCACCGCTCGGCGCTCTTCCACGGCTCGCTCGGCTGGGTGGGTCTGCCGAACCTCTTCCTCTTTCAGATCTTCTTCCCGATCCTCTCGCCGATCGGCGACCTCGTCTTCCTGCTCGCCCTCCTGCGCGGCGATCTGCGCGCGGTGGCGAGCGGCTATGTGCTCTTCCTGCTCATGGACCTCGCCGGGTCGCTGCTCGCCTTCACCCTCGAGCGGCGGCCGCGGCGGCTGATGTGGTTGATCCTCGTCCAGCGCTTCTTCTATCGACAGTTCATGTACGTCGTCACGTTCCGCTCTCTGTTGGCCACGTTGCGCGGACGCCGCCACGGCTGGAACAAGCTGCAGCGCCGCGGCAGCGTGCCGCAGCAGGCCTGA
- a CDS encoding class I SAM-dependent methyltransferase, which produces MSQQAPPKPGTAEYQQHVDEEIGHYSSLFREGEGRETLHQPIPPSWQEAESRASEVIRQRTGDVLYGHVTRRLAARPGARMLSLGSGPAGMEIAFAQAVPTAHVVCVDLNAELLELGRARAAELGLAMEFVAADLNVDALPSGEFDLVYCAASLHHVIELERVADGIARALRPGGELLTVDIVTPSGYLMWPETREIVRSIFRALPERLRVNHTAYGERRVDAEVWEADTSQHGMECVRSGDILDVLRRRFDERAYVPYFSLSRRLLDTMYGPNYDLTQPLDRAVFDFVWALDRHYLDAGLLRPETFFGLYAPKAPSLLGKLRAAFS; this is translated from the coding sequence ATGAGCCAGCAAGCCCCCCCGAAGCCCGGCACGGCGGAGTACCAGCAGCACGTCGACGAGGAGATCGGTCACTACAGCAGCCTGTTTCGCGAGGGCGAAGGTCGCGAGACGCTGCACCAGCCGATCCCTCCGAGTTGGCAGGAGGCGGAGAGTCGAGCCTCGGAGGTGATCCGTCAGCGTACCGGCGACGTGCTCTACGGCCATGTCACGCGGCGCCTCGCTGCGCGGCCGGGGGCGCGCATGCTCTCTCTCGGCTCGGGACCGGCGGGCATGGAGATCGCGTTTGCCCAGGCGGTGCCGACGGCGCACGTGGTCTGTGTCGATCTCAACGCCGAGCTCCTCGAGCTCGGGCGGGCGCGCGCCGCCGAGCTCGGACTGGCGATGGAATTCGTCGCCGCCGACCTCAATGTCGACGCCCTGCCGTCCGGCGAGTTCGACCTGGTCTACTGCGCGGCCTCGCTCCACCACGTCATCGAGCTCGAGCGGGTGGCCGACGGGATCGCCCGGGCGCTTCGCCCCGGCGGCGAGCTGCTGACCGTCGACATCGTGACGCCGAGCGGTTACCTCATGTGGCCGGAGACGCGCGAGATCGTGCGCAGCATCTTTCGCGCCCTGCCCGAGCGCCTGCGGGTCAACCACACGGCCTATGGCGAGCGACGGGTCGATGCCGAAGTCTGGGAGGCCGACACCAGCCAGCACGGAATGGAATGCGTGCGCTCCGGCGACATCCTCGACGTGTTGCGGCGCCGTTTCGACGAGCGGGCCTATGTGCCGTACTTCAGCCTGTCGCGGCGGCTCCTCGACACGATGTACGGCCCCAACTACGACCTCACCCAGCCGCTCGACCGGGCGGTCTTCGACTTCGTCTGGGCGCTCGATCGCCACTATCTCGACGCCGGCCTCTTGCGTCCGGAGACCTTCTTCGGGCTCTACGCCCCGAAAGCGCCTAGTCTGCTCGGCAAGCTCCGCGCCGCCTTCAGCTGA
- a CDS encoding nuclear transport factor 2 family protein, whose protein sequence is MTPPDVAQSLLTFAAEPEAVARQLVARINAHDLPGLLALCAVEHTLIDGLGRRVHGHESVGKAWRVYFELFPDYRFDIADVLAAGDLVAFFGRAFGTYAGASDPREAWWSIPAAWRIKVEDGRVAELQIYADNKPVYEILATR, encoded by the coding sequence ATGACCCCTCCCGACGTCGCGCAGTCGCTGCTCACCTTCGCTGCCGAGCCCGAGGCGGTGGCCCGTCAACTCGTGGCGCGCATCAACGCTCACGACCTCCCGGGACTGCTCGCTCTCTGCGCCGTCGAGCACACGCTCATCGACGGCCTCGGTCGCCGCGTGCACGGTCACGAGTCGGTGGGCAAGGCGTGGCGGGTCTACTTCGAGCTCTTCCCCGACTACCGCTTCGACATCGCCGACGTGCTCGCGGCGGGCGACCTCGTCGCCTTCTTCGGCCGGGCCTTCGGCACCTACGCCGGAGCGAGCGATCCGCGCGAGGCCTGGTGGAGCATTCCTGCGGCGTGGCGGATCAAGGTCGAGGACGGCCGGGTGGCCGAGCTGCAGATCTACGCCGACAACAAGCCGGTCTACGAGATTCTCGCCACGCGCTGA
- a CDS encoding 1-acylglycerol-3-phosphate O-acyltransferase, with amino-acid sequence MTARLANHRSLISSSLPKLVLDSRQETGNGQRGDVLPASSIQTGEDRGWNKPTGTASPPSPRAPICPRRHRGSIQSRFPRRHVAHLAEEGAAQIVELERSESVQPASGRSARPAGTWSEPLRWLFVPWTLAVTYPVLLVTTIFWGFVAVAVSAVSQRLAFWAGVVWAWCLAWVTWVRVRVVDRERAVRGQSYVIMSNHQGAYDILALYGFLGREFRWVMKQELRKVPFLGWGCAAIGHIFVDRGNSARAIASLEAAKSRLDGGISVLFFPEGTRSDDGHLLPFKKGGFAMARQLGLPILPVSIANSWRILPKSCLFPRPGEVRVRFHAPISPADYADNDALVAAVRGAIDAGLDLDDRRR; translated from the coding sequence ATGACGGCAAGGCTAGCGAACCACAGATCTCTCATCTCTTCCTCGCTTCCGAAGCTCGTCCTCGACAGCCGGCAGGAGACCGGTAACGGCCAACGAGGGGACGTCCTCCCGGCCTCGTCGATTCAGACAGGCGAGGATCGCGGCTGGAACAAACCAACGGGAACCGCGTCGCCGCCCTCCCCACGCGCACCCATCTGCCCGCGCCGCCACAGAGGTTCGATACAATCCCGCTTTCCCAGACGCCATGTGGCGCATCTCGCGGAGGAAGGAGCGGCGCAGATCGTGGAGCTCGAGCGGAGCGAGAGCGTACAGCCGGCCAGCGGCAGGTCGGCGCGCCCAGCCGGTACCTGGAGCGAGCCGCTGCGCTGGCTCTTCGTGCCGTGGACGCTCGCCGTCACCTACCCGGTGCTCCTCGTGACCACCATCTTCTGGGGGTTCGTCGCCGTCGCCGTCTCGGCGGTGAGCCAGCGGCTCGCCTTCTGGGCCGGCGTCGTCTGGGCCTGGTGCCTTGCCTGGGTGACCTGGGTGCGGGTGCGCGTCGTCGACCGCGAGCGCGCCGTGCGCGGCCAGTCCTACGTCATCATGAGCAACCATCAGGGGGCGTACGACATCCTCGCCCTCTACGGCTTCCTCGGACGCGAATTCCGCTGGGTCATGAAGCAGGAGTTGCGCAAGGTCCCCTTCCTCGGCTGGGGCTGCGCCGCGATCGGCCACATCTTCGTCGACCGGGGCAACTCGGCGCGGGCCATTGCCAGCCTCGAGGCCGCCAAGTCCCGCCTGGACGGTGGCATTTCGGTGCTCTTCTTCCCGGAAGGCACGCGCAGCGACGACGGGCACCTCCTGCCGTTCAAGAAGGGCGGCTTCGCGATGGCGCGCCAGCTCGGCCTGCCGATCCTCCCGGTGTCGATCGCCAACTCCTGGCGGATCCTGCCGAAGAGCTGTCTCTTCCCGCGGCCGGGCGAGGTGCGCGTGCGCTTCCACGCCCCGATCTCCCCGGCCGACTACGCCGACAACGACGCCCTCGTCGCCGCGGTGCGCGGGGCGATCGACGCCGGGCTCGATCTCGACGACCGGCGCCGCTGA
- a CDS encoding VCBS repeat-containing protein has product MSLVAARAAAQPSFVDITPAENPYFVTPETDDFWISAVAPADVDGDGDLDLAVLGYYVVYNQSVEDRLVLLLNEGPGVGGAWQLTPRLVPLGGLTAGASDLAWGDFDRDGDYDLVVGSDGATVLFRNTAGVLSPLALALPGYWEDSTYLGAYDLRSITWADFDNDGDLDLLVPSVWDAGTSSYGTRLLRNDGADGAGGWTFNEAAVTLEGTTHAQSAWADDDGDGDLDLLLTNVDPYLDSGFVQRYRNDGGSFSAQNLLAIRVDSGLADWGDYDADGDLDVLVAGNIVDAGGTASTVLRVYRQDGGSFSESTLIDAPNADWLDIHAATWADYDSDGDVDLLVTGNRVGESEIVGHSEIFANSGGQFTALGVGLPAPISSIGSGGAFTWFDVDGDGDLDYLVAGAYYVPGGNGLVESRMQLFRNGAPAANLAPGMPGSATATFTGEGLLFSWLPAADDHTATTALTYELELRPLGAPVPTTGRLPEPGNLDTTIGWRIDGLAPGTWSWSMRAVDSSFTAGARAAGTLVVPAVGRVFRDSFESGGLVAWSRRSP; this is encoded by the coding sequence ATGTCGCTCGTCGCCGCACGAGCAGCAGCGCAGCCGTCGTTCGTCGACATCACACCGGCGGAGAATCCGTATTTCGTCACGCCGGAGACCGATGACTTCTGGATCAGCGCCGTGGCGCCGGCCGATGTCGATGGGGACGGGGATCTCGATCTGGCGGTGCTCGGCTACTACGTCGTCTACAACCAGAGCGTCGAGGATCGACTGGTGCTGCTGCTCAACGAGGGACCGGGAGTGGGAGGCGCCTGGCAGCTCACCCCTCGGCTGGTGCCGCTCGGTGGTCTCACCGCCGGTGCCTCGGACCTCGCCTGGGGCGATTTCGATCGCGACGGCGACTACGATCTCGTCGTCGGCTCTGACGGGGCGACCGTGCTCTTCCGCAACACCGCGGGCGTCCTCTCCCCACTCGCTCTTGCGCTGCCCGGGTACTGGGAGGACTCGACGTACCTCGGCGCGTACGATCTACGCTCGATCACCTGGGCGGACTTCGACAACGACGGCGACCTCGACCTCCTGGTGCCGTCGGTCTGGGATGCCGGGACGTCGAGCTACGGGACTCGGCTGCTGCGCAACGACGGCGCCGATGGCGCGGGCGGTTGGACGTTCAACGAGGCCGCCGTGACGCTCGAGGGGACGACCCACGCCCAGTCCGCCTGGGCGGACGACGATGGCGACGGCGACCTCGACCTCCTGCTGACCAACGTCGACCCCTACCTCGACAGCGGATTCGTGCAGCGATACCGCAACGACGGCGGCTCGTTCAGTGCGCAGAACCTGCTCGCCATCCGCGTCGATTCGGGGCTCGCCGACTGGGGCGACTACGACGCCGACGGCGACCTCGACGTGCTCGTCGCCGGCAACATCGTCGACGCGGGAGGCACCGCTTCGACCGTCCTGCGCGTTTATCGCCAGGACGGCGGAAGCTTCTCGGAGTCGACCCTGATCGACGCGCCCAATGCCGACTGGTTGGACATTCACGCCGCCACCTGGGCCGACTACGACTCGGACGGCGACGTCGATCTCCTGGTCACGGGCAACAGGGTCGGCGAGAGCGAGATCGTCGGACACTCGGAGATCTTCGCCAACAGCGGCGGGCAGTTCACCGCTCTCGGCGTCGGGCTCCCGGCGCCGATCTCGTCGATCGGAAGTGGCGGCGCCTTCACCTGGTTCGATGTCGACGGCGACGGCGACCTCGACTATCTGGTGGCCGGGGCCTACTACGTCCCGGGTGGCAACGGACTGGTCGAGTCGCGGATGCAGCTTTTCCGCAATGGGGCTCCGGCAGCGAACTTGGCGCCGGGGATGCCGGGGAGCGCCACGGCGACGTTCACCGGGGAGGGTCTGCTCTTCAGCTGGCTTCCCGCCGCCGACGACCACACGGCGACGACGGCGCTGACCTACGAGCTCGAGCTGCGCCCGTTGGGCGCTCCGGTGCCGACCACCGGACGCTTGCCCGAGCCCGGGAATCTGGACACCACGATCGGGTGGCGAATCGACGGGCTCGCGCCGGGAACCTGGAGCTGGAGCATGCGGGCGGTGGACAGTTCGTTCACCGCCGGGGCGCGGGCCGCGGGCACCCTGGTCGTGCCGGCGGTCGGTCGGGTATTCCGGGACAGCTTCGAATCGGGCGGTCTCGTCGCCTGGTCGCGCCGGAGTCCCTGA
- a CDS encoding IgA Peptidase M64 produces the protein MIHRPISLALFAALVAVAPAAMGADSPRTLRVDYFHTGNAREERFSLERIVLEPLPWPGDPAKAIDDTNLGKYFFEVIDRATHRVLYSRGFSSVYGEWETTGEAATLDRTFSESLRFPRPEAPVQLVLKKRDRVNDFREVWSLVVDPGDMLVDASRPPSAGELIAFQRSGESRDKLDFLILGDGYTAAERGKCEADARRLLAVLFAVEPFKSRQNDLNVWGLCPAAAESGISRPSLGVHHRSPAGATYDAFRSERYILTFDNRAFRDLASQAPYEVVEILANGRTYGGGGIFGQYSTVAADSLWAPYVFVHEFGHHLAALADEYYTSDVAYEPAADRTEPWEPNVTALLDPTRLKWRDLVVSVTPIPTPWEKEAYEQRSREIQAERRKLRATARPEEEIDALFTRQRDEEEKRLGGEKHAGRVGAFEGASYEARGLYRPQVDCIMFSRDRVPFCPVCRRGIERVIDLYARRR, from the coding sequence ATGATTCACCGACCGATCTCGCTGGCTCTCTTCGCGGCCCTGGTGGCGGTCGCTCCCGCCGCGATGGGAGCCGACTCTCCCCGCACGCTGCGCGTCGACTACTTCCACACCGGCAACGCCCGCGAGGAGCGCTTCTCGCTCGAGCGCATCGTGCTCGAGCCGCTCCCCTGGCCCGGCGATCCCGCCAAGGCGATCGACGACACCAACCTCGGCAAGTACTTCTTCGAGGTGATCGACCGCGCCACCCACCGCGTCCTCTACTCGCGCGGCTTCTCCAGCGTCTACGGCGAATGGGAGACCACCGGCGAGGCGGCGACGCTCGATCGCACCTTCTCCGAGTCGCTCCGCTTCCCGCGCCCCGAGGCTCCCGTCCAGTTGGTGCTCAAGAAGCGCGACCGAGTGAACGACTTCCGCGAAGTCTGGTCGCTCGTCGTCGATCCTGGAGACATGCTGGTCGACGCCTCACGGCCGCCGAGCGCCGGCGAGCTCATCGCCTTCCAACGCTCGGGCGAGTCGCGCGACAAGCTCGACTTCCTCATCCTCGGCGACGGCTACACCGCCGCCGAGCGCGGCAAGTGCGAGGCCGACGCACGACGCCTGCTCGCCGTGCTCTTCGCGGTCGAGCCGTTCAAGAGCCGGCAGAACGATCTCAACGTCTGGGGGCTCTGTCCGGCGGCGGCCGAGTCCGGCATCTCGCGGCCCTCGCTCGGCGTGCATCACCGCTCGCCGGCCGGCGCGACCTACGACGCCTTCCGTTCCGAGCGCTACATCCTGACCTTCGACAACCGCGCCTTCCGCGATCTCGCCTCGCAGGCGCCGTACGAAGTCGTCGAGATCCTCGCCAATGGTCGCACCTACGGCGGCGGCGGGATCTTCGGCCAGTACAGCACGGTCGCCGCCGACTCGCTGTGGGCGCCCTACGTCTTCGTCCACGAGTTCGGCCACCACCTGGCGGCGCTCGCCGACGAGTACTACACCTCCGACGTCGCGTACGAACCGGCGGCCGATCGCACCGAGCCGTGGGAGCCGAACGTCACCGCACTGCTCGATCCGACTCGGCTCAAGTGGCGCGACCTCGTCGTCTCCGTGACGCCGATCCCGACCCCGTGGGAGAAGGAAGCCTACGAACAGCGCTCGCGCGAGATCCAGGCCGAACGTCGGAAGCTCCGTGCCACCGCGCGCCCCGAAGAGGAGATCGACGCCCTCTTCACCCGCCAGCGCGACGAGGAGGAGAAGCGTCTCGGCGGCGAGAAGCACGCGGGCCGGGTCGGCGCGTTCGAAGGCGCCTCCTACGAAGCCCGCGGCCTCTACCGCCCGCAGGTCGATTGCATCATGTTCAGCCGCGACCGCGTGCCGTTCTGCCCGGTCTGCCGTCGCGGTATCGAGCGGGTGATCGATCTCTACGCGCGGAGAAGGTAA
- a CDS encoding NUDIX hydrolase produces MRRVLLTTTSLLLVTMTPIPTFAADVPAETPPVASAWSVERCREILDRTLTVRLAPDLSGLSSGEKTAVADLLEVGAIFQRLYEEAKHREAGVARDEADRFRLRSTRLPDDPVACRVELYRLFQGPIATTLENRREPFLAVEPESPGKNVYPPGITAEEVERYLAAHPGERPEILGERTAVRRATREALAADLAALARHPVLDALHPGLGDRLRALAARPDAATLYAVPYSVAWSDEHVAAQRLLFRAAAAIEGDDAELARYLRNRGRDLLSNDYESGDAAWVTGHFGRLNAQIGAYETYDDALFGVKAFPSFSLLLRDAAASADLARGLAGLQEVEDALPYAAHKRVRADIPVGAYAVIADFGQARGTNTASILPNDALFARRYGRTILLRGNVMTHPDLFAAAERRWLAAVAPEHGGALALDGGYQRTLWHEVGHYLGPDRTADGRPLAQALAGWADTLEELKADLVSLFAVQRFAERGVMTRERLAGVQADGVLRTLLNHRPRPDQPYQRMELVQFNWFLDQGLLAVDGQGRLTIRFERYPTAVASLLEQVLALQSGGDPKAAEAFFERWSAWTATLHEPLGKRLREAEGPRYRLVRYGALGE; encoded by the coding sequence ATGCGCCGCGTCCTCCTGACCACGACGAGCCTTCTCCTGGTGACCATGACCCCGATCCCGACCTTCGCCGCCGACGTTCCCGCCGAAACTCCGCCCGTGGCTTCGGCATGGTCGGTCGAACGCTGCCGGGAGATTCTCGATCGCACCCTGACCGTCCGGCTGGCGCCCGATCTTTCGGGGCTTTCCTCCGGCGAGAAGACCGCCGTGGCCGATCTGCTCGAGGTCGGGGCGATCTTCCAGCGCCTCTACGAAGAGGCCAAACACCGCGAGGCTGGCGTGGCGCGCGACGAGGCCGATCGCTTCCGCTTGCGCTCGACCCGCCTTCCGGACGATCCGGTGGCCTGTCGCGTCGAGCTGTATCGCCTCTTTCAGGGGCCGATCGCGACGACGCTCGAGAACCGTCGCGAGCCGTTCCTCGCCGTCGAGCCCGAATCGCCGGGCAAGAACGTCTACCCGCCGGGGATCACCGCCGAGGAGGTCGAGCGCTACCTCGCCGCACACCCTGGCGAGCGCCCCGAGATCCTCGGCGAGCGCACCGCCGTGCGCCGTGCGACGCGCGAGGCCCTGGCGGCCGATCTCGCGGCGCTCGCACGCCATCCGGTGCTCGATGCGCTGCACCCCGGTCTCGGCGACCGGTTGCGCGCGCTTGCCGCCCGACCCGACGCTGCCACGCTCTACGCCGTGCCCTACAGTGTCGCCTGGAGCGACGAGCACGTCGCCGCCCAACGGTTGCTCTTCCGCGCCGCCGCGGCGATCGAGGGCGACGATGCCGAGCTCGCGCGCTACCTGCGCAACCGCGGCCGCGACCTGCTGTCGAACGACTACGAGAGCGGCGACGCCGCCTGGGTGACCGGGCACTTCGGCCGGCTCAACGCACAGATCGGCGCTTACGAGACGTACGACGACGCGCTCTTCGGCGTCAAGGCGTTCCCCTCGTTCAGCCTCCTGCTGCGCGACGCCGCGGCATCGGCGGACCTGGCGCGTGGGCTCGCCGGCCTGCAGGAGGTCGAAGATGCGCTGCCGTACGCAGCGCACAAGCGGGTGCGAGCGGACATCCCCGTCGGGGCCTACGCGGTGATCGCCGATTTCGGCCAGGCACGCGGCACCAACACCGCCTCGATCCTGCCGAACGACGCGCTCTTCGCCCGCCGCTACGGGCGCACCATCCTGCTGCGCGGCAACGTGATGACGCATCCCGATCTTTTCGCCGCGGCCGAGCGCCGTTGGCTTGCGGCGGTGGCGCCGGAGCACGGCGGTGCGCTGGCGCTCGACGGCGGCTATCAGCGCACTCTCTGGCACGAAGTCGGCCACTACCTCGGCCCCGATCGCACCGCCGACGGCCGGCCGCTCGCCCAGGCGCTCGCCGGCTGGGCCGACACCCTCGAGGAGCTCAAGGCCGACCTGGTGTCGCTCTTCGCCGTCCAGCGTTTCGCCGAGCGCGGGGTGATGACGCGCGAGCGGCTCGCCGGTGTCCAGGCCGACGGAGTCCTGCGCACCTTGCTCAACCACCGTCCGCGCCCCGACCAGCCGTACCAGCGAATGGAGCTCGTGCAGTTCAACTGGTTCCTCGACCAGGGTCTCCTGGCGGTGGACGGGCAGGGGAGGCTGACGATCCGATTCGAGCGCTACCCGACGGCGGTCGCGAGCCTGCTCGAGCAGGTGCTGGCACTCCAGTCCGGCGGCGACCCGAAAGCGGCGGAGGCGTTCTTCGAGCGTTGGAGCGCCTGGACGGCCACGCTGCACGAGCCGCTGGGCAAGCGGCTGCGCGAGGCCGAGGGGCCCCGCTATCGGCTGGTCCGCTACGGCGCGCTCGGAGAGTAG